The proteins below come from a single Conexivisphaerales archaeon genomic window:
- a CDS encoding ATPase domain-containing protein: MKERLQTGASGLDELLDGGLPDGGLVEIFGEKAVGKSILCYQIALSAATSTNVLIVDTELGYEKSLIPYWTEPLSRRFGRKVSTQRVTVQKKFDDSKKRKANEALLKEAFRNLLSQYQIQVSDIQLSQMVGIAAPSFGLVAEKNDSSIYLLEEPGLVDLMHLHGIDGETYVTEGGRVEFRLRMGGVKEPEFSPIGNFVRENGIGLVIYDSISAPAKATFIGTQDLPARSSSFAFLLGQAQKLSSRFSIPILAVNHISVHPHNPAWTHPYGGLIVGYDFKYVFHLEKEPATSKLSDYPISNRDRMQQHNRLIWAYRHPRIEEYGLAALLLLDDTGFH; this comes from the coding sequence ATGAAAGAAAGGCTGCAGACTGGAGCTTCTGGACTGGACGAGCTTCTTGACGGTGGGCTTCCTGACGGAGGACTCGTGGAAATATTTGGTGAAAAGGCTGTCGGTAAGAGTATTCTGTGCTATCAGATAGCCCTTTCAGCAGCCACGTCAACAAACGTTTTAATTGTAGATACAGAACTGGGCTACGAGAAGAGTCTCATTCCGTACTGGACGGAGCCTCTTTCAAGAAGATTCGGAAGGAAGGTTTCAACCCAGAGAGTAACTGTTCAAAAGAAGTTTGACGACAGTAAAAAAAGAAAGGCCAACGAAGCTCTTCTCAAGGAAGCATTCAGGAATCTGCTTTCTCAGTATCAGATACAGGTCTCGGATATTCAGTTGAGTCAGATGGTGGGCATTGCAGCCCCCTCTTTCGGTCTTGTGGCAGAAAAGAATGACAGTTCGATTTACCTTCTGGAAGAGCCTGGTCTCGTTGACCTGATGCACCTGCATGGAATAGATGGGGAGACATACGTCACTGAAGGGGGAAGGGTAGAGTTCAGGCTGAGAATGGGAGGCGTTAAAGAGCCGGAATTTTCCCCTATCGGTAATTTTGTCAGGGAAAACGGTATAGGGCTTGTGATCTATGACAGCATTTCAGCCCCTGCAAAGGCAACCTTCATCGGAACTCAGGACCTTCCTGCCAGGTCCTCATCGTTTGCCTTCCTTCTTGGACAGGCGCAGAAGCTATCGAGCAGATTCTCGATACCAATACTTGCAGTGAATCATATAAGTGTGCACCCGCACAATCCAGCTTGGACTCACCCATATGGAGGGTTGATTGTAGGATACGATTTCAAATACGTCTTCCATCTCGAGAAGGAGCCTGCCACTTCCAAGTTGTCTGACTATCCGATCAGCAACAGGGATAGGATGCAGCAGCACAACAGACTGATATGGGCATACAGACATCCGAGGATTGAGGAGTATGGATTGGCTGCACTTCTCCTGCTCGATGACACAGGATTTCACTAG
- a CDS encoding tetratricopeptide repeat protein, with translation MGSSYASEADRPDLSILTNKLNLTMLSLLRSEPYYPRRLSNLLGIKESHISEKLKQLEKAGFLESRWHRIIDEHGYKNVKQYQLKSDTIVLRFTPQTIEVTVQGRRTKQVEISAPLYKSDIPSVRYFVGRVAELNFLRNTNGVRLVWGLAGIGKTTLVAKYASETGLPVFWHQVKQVDSLLYVITKLSIFLNMLGRDSLLLLLNKRVADTRLLIDTAVNEMKEIDALFVFDDLHRCMDSAVKELLLSMVDKEVLSVLISRNREFSYGVKELKVEGLSFEESSNLMKLHGREPSNKVFETTKGHPLMVELACRLNSSSDDYVRDAILSGLSEEEFSLLLPISVYRGRITLPAVRAVTGDKRIGTIVKFLISMEKVGIITRTGNEFELHPLVRRVAYNLLHSPDEYHRMAGNFFMQRGTPQDMLEALYHFVMGKDEQGAVRVLQEHAFLLDEGYGEVLLNLIEDLPDTGSNRLNSWLLLVEGNAIRSLSLGFDRARERLLKATKYAEESGDDVARAMALNNLGIVYRQMGDYQLAKKHYSDALEVNNLDPKVMSRVIYNLAEVDLQEGNLQEALQGIERSMMLDLKNKDMRGYFVSKYNANYIKFLLGDTVKAKKELLELARELDRFGLKSLLAYCYYTLAGISLNESLDIEKAIQYFELSKQLFHDAGYKYAELFVQADMVIAKSCAKKLNEVEGDIDEVNKLIASVEDAEVLKGVELSKSVFSIVAGNLEEARKHLDNCEKLAGSNWFSRNLLNLWKGVYEFCNKNTEKADEYFKQVLERLVEKKCGALAERFGNYISQFKNGSSESLAGLWL, from the coding sequence TTGGGTAGCTCCTACGCAAGTGAGGCCGACAGACCTGACCTATCCATTCTTACAAATAAGTTGAACCTCACAATGCTATCCTTGCTGAGGTCCGAACCATACTATCCCAGAAGACTATCTAATCTGCTGGGGATAAAAGAGAGCCATATATCCGAAAAGCTGAAGCAGCTGGAAAAGGCAGGCTTTCTAGAGAGCAGATGGCATAGAATAATCGACGAGCATGGCTACAAGAATGTAAAGCAGTATCAGCTTAAGAGCGACACCATAGTCCTTAGGTTTACTCCTCAGACCATAGAGGTTACTGTGCAGGGGAGAAGGACAAAGCAGGTTGAAATCTCAGCTCCCCTTTACAAGTCGGATATACCTTCAGTAAGGTATTTTGTTGGAAGAGTTGCTGAACTGAACTTCTTGAGGAATACAAACGGAGTGAGGCTGGTCTGGGGTCTGGCTGGAATTGGTAAGACCACTTTGGTTGCAAAGTATGCTTCGGAGACAGGTCTGCCAGTCTTCTGGCATCAGGTAAAGCAGGTTGACAGCCTTCTTTACGTTATAACAAAGCTTTCCATCTTTCTAAACATGCTGGGCAGGGATTCACTTCTGCTTCTCCTTAACAAAAGGGTTGCGGATACGAGATTGCTGATCGATACTGCTGTAAACGAGATGAAAGAGATAGACGCTTTGTTCGTCTTTGACGATTTGCACAGGTGCATGGATAGCGCAGTAAAGGAGCTGTTGCTATCCATGGTTGATAAAGAAGTCTTGAGCGTACTGATTTCAAGGAACAGGGAATTTTCATACGGAGTCAAAGAACTGAAGGTTGAAGGACTATCGTTTGAGGAATCATCAAACCTTATGAAGTTGCATGGAAGGGAGCCATCCAACAAGGTTTTCGAAACTACCAAAGGTCATCCTCTGATGGTCGAACTAGCCTGCAGGCTAAATTCTTCCTCGGATGACTATGTCAGGGATGCGATACTTTCTGGTTTGAGCGAAGAAGAGTTTTCCCTACTACTCCCCATATCAGTTTACAGAGGCAGAATTACACTTCCCGCTGTACGTGCTGTAACTGGTGACAAAAGAATCGGGACTATAGTCAAGTTTCTGATATCGATGGAAAAGGTCGGGATAATAACTCGAACAGGTAATGAATTCGAACTTCATCCCCTTGTTAGAAGGGTAGCCTATAACCTGTTACATTCTCCTGATGAGTATCACAGAATGGCTGGAAATTTCTTCATGCAGAGAGGCACTCCGCAAGATATGCTCGAGGCATTGTATCATTTTGTAATGGGCAAAGACGAACAAGGAGCAGTTAGGGTGCTGCAAGAGCATGCATTTCTGCTTGATGAAGGGTATGGTGAAGTGCTGCTCAATCTGATAGAAGACCTCCCAGATACTGGCAGCAATAGGCTTAACAGCTGGTTGCTTCTTGTTGAAGGTAACGCAATTAGGTCTCTAAGCTTGGGCTTTGACAGGGCAAGGGAAAGATTGCTCAAGGCAACAAAGTATGCAGAAGAATCTGGAGATGACGTAGCTAGGGCAATGGCGCTCAACAATCTTGGTATAGTTTACAGACAAATGGGGGACTATCAATTAGCTAAGAAGCATTACAGTGATGCACTTGAAGTCAACAATCTTGACCCAAAGGTAATGTCTAGGGTTATATACAATCTGGCAGAAGTAGACCTTCAGGAAGGCAACTTGCAGGAAGCATTGCAAGGAATAGAAAGGAGCATGATGTTAGACTTGAAAAACAAGGATATGAGAGGCTACTTTGTGAGCAAATACAATGCAAACTACATTAAGTTTCTGTTGGGGGACACGGTTAAAGCTAAGAAAGAACTTCTTGAGCTGGCCAGAGAACTGGATCGATTTGGGCTCAAGTCATTGTTAGCGTATTGCTACTACACACTGGCAGGTATCTCGCTTAACGAGAGCCTTGATATCGAGAAAGCTATTCAATATTTTGAATTGTCGAAGCAATTATTTCACGACGCCGGATACAAGTACGCTGAACTTTTTGTACAGGCAGATATGGTTATAGCAAAAAGTTGTGCTAAGAAGTTAAACGAGGTTGAAGGAGATATAGATGAGGTGAACAAGTTAATTGCATCGGTAGAAGACGCAGAAGTCCTAAAGGGTGTTGAACTGTCAAAGTCCGTATTTTCAATCGTTGCTGGAAATCTGGAGGAGGCCAGGAAACATCTGGATAACTGTGAGAAGCTAGCTGGGTCAAACTGGTTCAGTAGGAACCTGCTGAATCTGTGGAAAGGTGTTTATGAATTCTGCAACAAAAACACGGAAAAAGCAGATGAGTACTTTAAACAGGTGCTTGAAAGACTCGTTGAGAAGAAATGTGGCGCTCTTGCTGAGAGGTTTGGAAATTACATTTCACAATTTAAGAACGGTAGCTCGGAATCGTTGGCTGGACTATGGTTATAG
- a CDS encoding right-handed parallel beta-helix repeat-containing protein: MRDKSHMKLILLLLLVGLTFSSLAATHAQQGPPLIYVSTSGSNTSGDGSLAKPYATIQYAVNVAPPHAVIVVEPGTYHEMVNITKTVTLESASLQPSNTIIDAFGQVYGIEIIGLAASGTTINGLTIEHANNHGIFVQNAWNVTIENNYVIYNGLNSSKAIIENKGIQLSGTAYTTVINNYVSNNMADGGIGVSDEGQINPGGMAPGIPAPALGNVIADNVVTGNVGGCGIVVAAYNPGEGVLDNVVSNNMVFNGLPGGIVVAADVPNTVAVNNTVAYNVAMNNLIPGIIVHSNTPGDVVANTKIVGNVVSGNAGFGPKTTGITVLANINGSTQAINTLISGNIIHNEYFGVLAANASSTEVLADNNFDSTVSVPVVGASASSTTLGSLSSQESQLTSEVNSLQAILSTLQNNSSQTMTQLASLQANVNSLQSNFATKQTVDSLSANMSSTADVAYAALALAVILGIAGIALALRK; the protein is encoded by the coding sequence ATGCGAGACAAGAGTCATATGAAACTGATACTTCTGTTGCTGCTTGTTGGCTTGACGTTCAGCAGCCTAGCAGCAACCCATGCTCAACAGGGACCTCCACTAATCTACGTGAGCACATCAGGAAGCAACACTTCAGGGGACGGAAGCCTAGCTAAACCGTATGCTACAATACAATATGCAGTCAACGTAGCACCACCACATGCTGTAATAGTCGTTGAGCCAGGCACCTATCACGAAATGGTTAACATAACAAAGACAGTAACTTTAGAATCTGCTTCTCTCCAGCCCTCCAATACCATCATCGATGCCTTCGGTCAAGTCTACGGAATAGAGATAATAGGATTGGCTGCCAGTGGAACAACGATAAACGGCCTGACTATTGAACATGCCAACAACCATGGTATTTTTGTACAGAACGCATGGAACGTTACCATAGAAAACAATTACGTAATATACAATGGGCTAAACTCATCTAAGGCAATAATAGAAAACAAGGGGATACAGCTGAGTGGTACAGCCTACACAACTGTGATAAACAATTACGTCTCTAACAACATGGCAGACGGAGGAATAGGGGTGAGCGACGAAGGTCAGATAAACCCAGGAGGAATGGCTCCTGGCATCCCTGCTCCCGCTCTTGGCAATGTCATAGCGGATAACGTAGTTACTGGGAACGTTGGTGGCTGTGGCATAGTTGTAGCAGCATACAATCCAGGAGAAGGGGTTCTTGACAACGTAGTCAGCAATAACATGGTCTTCAACGGACTACCAGGAGGGATAGTCGTAGCAGCTGATGTACCCAACACAGTAGCTGTGAACAATACAGTTGCCTACAACGTAGCTATGAATAACCTCATTCCAGGCATAATAGTTCACAGCAATACACCTGGCGACGTGGTAGCAAATACAAAGATAGTCGGAAATGTGGTGAGCGGTAATGCCGGGTTCGGTCCAAAGACAACAGGAATAACCGTACTTGCAAACATAAACGGGTCGACACAGGCAATCAATACGCTCATCTCCGGCAATATAATCCACAACGAATACTTCGGTGTGCTGGCTGCCAATGCTTCGAGCACAGAGGTTTTGGCAGACAACAATTTTGACAGCACAGTAAGCGTTCCTGTTGTAGGCGCTTCTGCTTCAAGTACGACTTTGGGTAGTCTTTCTTCACAGGAGAGCCAGCTAACTTCCGAAGTCAACTCTCTTCAGGCAATTCTTTCAACCCTTCAGAACAATTCAAGCCAGACAATGACTCAGCTTGCATCGCTACAGGCAAATGTCAACTCCTTGCAATCTAATTTTGCCACAAAGCAAACTGTAGATTCCTTGTCAGCTAACATGAGTTCTACAGCAGACGTCGCATATGCAGCCCTTGCTTTAGCTGTGATTCTTGGCATAGCGGGAATAGCACTGGCGCTGAGAAAGTGA
- a CDS encoding isochorismatase family cysteine hydrolase, with product MSADVKELIRRENSALVVWDVQDGLVANIFNRDEFFKGLTQLLSEARQRKVAVFYTKIVPLPERFQNKVLARLRRVGFNPGEIAKEVAPAPDEVVISKNTASISVGTNFELMVRNAGLSTLVFTGIATNFGIETSARHAQTLGFLPVIAREAVSSYDRFAHERSLENMKLLFPVLTNREIIETWSR from the coding sequence ATGAGTGCAGATGTTAAGGAATTAATAAGGAGGGAGAACAGTGCTCTGGTTGTCTGGGATGTGCAGGACGGCCTTGTAGCTAACATCTTTAACAGAGACGAATTTTTTAAAGGCCTTACACAACTTCTCTCTGAAGCCAGACAAAGAAAAGTTGCAGTGTTTTACACGAAGATAGTTCCCTTGCCAGAGAGGTTCCAGAATAAGGTGCTGGCAAGGCTGAGAAGAGTCGGGTTCAATCCTGGCGAGATTGCAAAGGAGGTAGCCCCTGCTCCTGACGAAGTAGTGATCAGCAAGAATACAGCAAGCATATCCGTAGGAACAAACTTTGAACTCATGGTCAGAAATGCGGGATTGAGCACTCTGGTCTTCACGGGCATAGCTACTAACTTCGGCATAGAAACATCAGCAAGGCATGCTCAGACGCTGGGCTTCTTACCTGTCATCGCCAGAGAAGCTGTGTCTTCATACGACAGGTTTGCCCACGAGAGGTCTCTCGAGAATATGAAGCTGTTGTTTCCTGTATTGACCAACAGGGAGATAATAGAAACCTGGTCCCGTTGA
- a CDS encoding FAD-binding oxidoreductase, with protein sequence MKECDVLVIGAGILGVSSAYYIKKNNPNKHIIHAERYSSAGQGNTGRSNAMFRNTFTSADNQILADASIDFYLQLNKTVDIGLQKIGYLWLLSKKQLSRTKNYVSSMRRNGIEVKIIYEEELKRKLPSLVSRCGDTEEGQIIGLPDISGALFGPKCGRLDPDKLVRFYSEEFRRLGGLIYYNTEAERLNVKPKKELGIDGEPFVWQEKEVRSVRLKGAVSGEVYAKTVVLACGAWMNQLLDPIGIDGHVKAKKRQLFSLPASNDELRSLMKTSGFNALGLLPMVILPKSGVHFKPVAEEEAFWVACEDEINREYIYLPDKNVDSYRAEPEYYEKGILPILRSYFPSFASAIPKAMWAGLYAYNTADYLPFVFRVNNVIAVGGDSGSGIMKGDSLGRITDAVYREERYAELYNGKVYDTERIGFERRRVEKEEWVI encoded by the coding sequence TTGAAAGAATGTGATGTCTTGGTGATAGGGGCTGGCATCCTTGGCGTCTCTTCTGCCTATTACATAAAGAAAAATAACCCGAACAAACACATCATTCATGCTGAGAGGTATTCATCAGCAGGTCAAGGAAACACGGGAAGAAGCAATGCGATGTTCAGAAATACCTTCACATCCGCAGACAACCAGATACTTGCGGATGCATCAATCGATTTTTACCTGCAGCTGAACAAAACGGTAGACATAGGCCTCCAGAAGATAGGGTATCTATGGTTGCTTAGCAAGAAGCAGTTGTCAAGAACCAAGAATTACGTCAGTTCTATGCGCAGAAACGGAATAGAGGTTAAAATCATCTACGAGGAAGAACTGAAAAGAAAATTACCTTCGCTGGTTTCTCGCTGCGGGGACACGGAAGAGGGTCAGATAATAGGGCTTCCTGATATCTCTGGTGCTTTGTTCGGCCCTAAATGTGGAAGACTTGACCCTGACAAGCTGGTAAGGTTCTATTCAGAAGAGTTCAGACGACTTGGTGGGTTAATCTATTACAACACTGAAGCAGAAAGGTTGAACGTCAAGCCAAAAAAAGAGCTGGGTATCGATGGGGAGCCTTTTGTTTGGCAGGAGAAGGAAGTCAGGTCTGTCAGGCTCAAGGGCGCCGTCTCGGGTGAGGTATATGCTAAGACTGTTGTTCTTGCCTGCGGCGCTTGGATGAACCAGCTACTGGACCCGATCGGAATCGATGGCCATGTCAAGGCCAAGAAGAGGCAGTTGTTCAGCCTGCCTGCGAGCAACGATGAATTAAGGTCGCTGATGAAGACATCCGGGTTTAACGCTCTTGGCCTTCTGCCGATGGTGATTCTTCCAAAGTCTGGGGTGCACTTCAAGCCCGTAGCGGAGGAGGAAGCCTTTTGGGTCGCCTGTGAAGACGAGATAAACAGAGAATACATTTACCTGCCTGACAAGAATGTAGATAGCTACAGGGCAGAACCAGAATACTATGAGAAAGGCATACTTCCGATACTTCGCTCTTACTTCCCTTCCTTTGCTTCCGCAATTCCCAAGGCTATGTGGGCCGGGCTTTATGCCTATAACACGGCTGACTATTTGCCATTCGTCTTCAGGGTGAACAACGTGATAGCTGTAGGTGGTGACAGCGGCAGCGGTATAATGAAAGGTGATTCTCTCGGAAGAATAACCGACGCGGTATACAGAGAGGAGAGATATGCTGAACTGTATAATGGCAAAGTTTACGACACAGAAAGGATAGGTTTCGAACGGCGAAGAGTAGAGAAGGAAGAATGGGTGATCTGA
- a CDS encoding ABC transporter ATP-binding protein: MIETEALTKKFGDLTALDSISLKVKEGEVFGFLGPNGAGKTTFVRIVACLISKTSGTARVGGFDISNKEDQEKVRRIVGLLPENVGLYEELSAYDNLDFYGRFYKLSEQRRRENIEFFLKMLELWEKRNIPVATLSKGMKQKLAIARALIHDPQILLLDEPTANLDPEASKTVRDFILELKKEKRTIFLNTHLLDEAERICDRVAIVKTRLVALGTPQELSRSLSGKKVRVQVQQVNDAIISAVINSGYKVDEVNANSLIISVNDFAEDNPTILKAIESAGGKVEFLTETSLSLEDVYLRLVKDG, encoded by the coding sequence ATGATTGAGACAGAAGCGCTGACGAAGAAGTTTGGTGACCTGACAGCTTTGGATTCCATTTCCCTGAAAGTGAAAGAAGGAGAAGTCTTTGGTTTCTTGGGTCCAAACGGTGCAGGGAAGACCACGTTTGTGAGGATTGTAGCCTGCTTGATTTCAAAGACTTCTGGCACTGCCAGAGTAGGCGGTTTTGATATATCTAATAAGGAGGACCAGGAAAAGGTGAGAAGGATTGTAGGCCTTCTACCTGAAAATGTAGGGCTTTACGAAGAGCTGAGTGCCTATGACAACTTGGATTTCTATGGCAGGTTTTACAAGCTGAGCGAACAGAGAAGAAGAGAGAATATAGAGTTCTTCTTGAAGATGCTTGAACTCTGGGAGAAGAGAAATATTCCTGTAGCAACTCTGTCGAAGGGGATGAAACAAAAACTTGCGATTGCACGTGCATTGATACACGACCCACAAATATTGCTGCTTGATGAGCCAACTGCAAACCTTGACCCTGAAGCATCAAAGACAGTCAGAGATTTCATCCTTGAGTTGAAGAAAGAGAAGAGAACAATCTTTCTCAACACTCACCTCCTGGATGAAGCTGAAAGGATCTGCGACAGGGTTGCAATAGTAAAAACTAGACTTGTAGCCTTGGGCACTCCACAGGAGCTGAGCAGGTCCTTGTCAGGGAAAAAGGTAAGGGTTCAGGTGCAGCAGGTAAACGATGCAATAATTTCTGCCGTGATCAACTCAGGCTACAAAGTTGACGAAGTAAATGCTAATTCACTTATAATCAGTGTAAACGATTTCGCAGAGGATAACCCTACCATACTGAAGGCTATAGAATCAGCAGGAGGCAAGGTCGAGTTCCTGACAGAGACAAGTCTGTCGCTTGAAGATGTTTACCTCAGACTGGTCAAGGATGGGTGA
- a CDS encoding ABC transporter permease — MDLHSAWVVAQKDFKIYLKKSSVIYATVALPVIISIGFPLILNYAMHRANRPVGAATLPTLMDAFSIWFIIGAVIIPTAIASYSLVGEKVQKSLEPLLATPLTDGEILLGKTISALLIPLAALYLGSVIYMTLTDYFTSKVLGYNYYPNQHMGLILLTIPFASLLSVELNVLISSRLTDVRAAQQLGSLLMLPFLGIFLASELSFFTLSDTNLTIIVAALAVLDLVMFFISKATFKREEILTRWK; from the coding sequence TTGGACCTGCACAGTGCTTGGGTTGTGGCGCAGAAGGATTTTAAGATATACCTCAAGAAGAGCTCAGTCATCTATGCCACTGTAGCCCTGCCAGTTATCATAAGCATAGGTTTCCCACTTATCCTGAATTATGCCATGCACAGGGCTAACCGCCCAGTCGGTGCAGCTACGCTCCCAACGTTGATGGATGCGTTTTCAATATGGTTCATCATTGGAGCCGTGATAATTCCAACAGCTATAGCTTCATACAGCCTTGTTGGTGAAAAGGTGCAGAAGAGCCTTGAACCTCTGCTTGCAACTCCACTTACTGATGGAGAGATTCTGCTCGGTAAAACAATTTCGGCTCTACTTATCCCTTTGGCTGCCTTATACCTTGGCTCGGTAATCTACATGACGCTTACAGATTACTTTACAAGCAAGGTTCTTGGCTACAATTACTACCCCAATCAGCACATGGGCTTAATACTCCTGACAATTCCTTTTGCCTCTCTGCTCAGCGTAGAACTGAACGTTTTGATTTCATCAAGGCTTACAGACGTCAGGGCAGCACAGCAGCTCGGTTCTCTTCTTATGCTTCCTTTCCTAGGAATCTTTCTCGCTTCTGAACTCAGCTTCTTCACTTTGAGCGATACAAACCTGACCATTATAGTAGCAGCCCTGGCAGTCCTCGACTTAGTGATGTTCTTCATTTCAAAAGCAACCTTCAAGAGAGAAGAAATACTTACCAGATGGAAGTAA
- a CDS encoding histidine phosphatase family protein, with translation MRHAESTANVAKMLPDDETTPPRLTGKGITQAKKVGSFLADIGMEAIYSSPMKRAVETAAYVSETMRLHVEIDERLRELGLGTLAGKNYLKVSEDDPRWYEEMFKPYTKYGLEKFSHAMERMISFVHSVYSAGHAKVLAVSHLEPIRAVVASGMNDDGMHAREIRLDNASLSIVSYDGSRVRVKCVNWLPIEDYTE, from the coding sequence ATGAGACATGCGGAATCCACTGCAAACGTGGCAAAAATGCTGCCGGATGATGAAACAACTCCGCCCCGGCTTACAGGCAAGGGCATAACCCAGGCGAAGAAGGTCGGTAGTTTTCTGGCAGATATTGGAATGGAAGCGATATACAGCAGCCCTATGAAGAGAGCTGTTGAAACTGCTGCCTACGTTTCAGAAACTATGAGGCTGCATGTCGAAATTGACGAAAGGCTAAGGGAGCTTGGACTTGGCACCTTAGCAGGCAAGAATTACCTGAAGGTCAGTGAAGATGACCCCAGATGGTATGAGGAGATGTTCAAGCCTTACACAAAATATGGGTTGGAAAAATTCTCCCATGCTATGGAGAGAATGATTTCATTTGTCCACAGCGTATATTCAGCAGGTCACGCAAAGGTACTTGCAGTATCACATCTGGAACCGATAAGAGCTGTTGTGGCTTCAGGCATGAACGATGACGGGATGCATGCTAGGGAGATAAGGCTGGATAATGCATCTTTATCCATAGTTTCCTATGATGGCTCAAGGGTCAGGGTAAAGTGCGTCAACTGGCTTCCGATAGAAGACTATACAGAATAG
- a CDS encoding MFS transporter, with product MSSSPSGALFVVVLGTLMVAIDTTVVVLALPTMTEELHADLSSSLWALLGYLLVTAILATQLGRVGDIFGRKTIYNLGFAVFTLGSALCGLSMSVPQLISFRIVQALGGAMMVANSGAIIADNFPRNVRGKAFGYTTLGWNSGATAGIVLGGVITTLLGWRYIFFINIPIGIAAVLLGYFWIKPSLKVPSKLDLPGLFLLSGILAMATIGSSEIASSGLSVTSTALLLSSLLLLAPFIFVESKHDYAMVDISAFRSRILAYALFSSFLQSVGYLSVMFMVTMYLQGIRGIDPLHTSLLLVPGYVLSSFIAPFTGRLSDKLGSRLLATSGMLLMLTSVMVYVFISVSSPLWVVILASLISGTGGAMFYPANNSAIMANAPSTHYGSISGLARTLGNVGTLISYALTISVSSLSVPRYIAFQVFLGTSDVLGGLTASFMQGIRTSLLVAAGILAAGLVLSAMRGKEFRGLQSQLPAG from the coding sequence ATGAGTAGTTCACCTTCTGGTGCACTGTTTGTTGTCGTTCTCGGAACTCTGATGGTAGCCATTGACACAACAGTAGTTGTACTAGCTCTGCCGACCATGACAGAAGAACTGCACGCAGACCTATCTTCTTCCCTTTGGGCTTTGCTGGGCTATCTTCTTGTCACCGCAATCCTTGCAACCCAGCTGGGCAGAGTTGGTGACATATTCGGCAGAAAGACGATATACAACCTAGGCTTTGCCGTTTTCACGCTGGGCTCGGCTCTGTGCGGGTTATCGATGTCTGTTCCGCAGCTGATTTCCTTCAGAATAGTCCAGGCTCTTGGAGGGGCTATGATGGTCGCCAACAGCGGTGCAATAATAGCGGATAACTTCCCCAGGAATGTAAGGGGTAAGGCTTTCGGCTACACAACTCTAGGCTGGAATTCCGGTGCAACTGCTGGAATAGTTCTTGGTGGAGTGATAACAACTCTGCTTGGATGGAGGTACATCTTTTTCATCAACATACCTATAGGCATTGCAGCCGTACTGCTCGGCTATTTCTGGATAAAGCCAAGTCTGAAGGTTCCCTCTAAGCTGGACTTGCCAGGTCTCTTTCTTCTGTCTGGAATACTTGCCATGGCCACTATTGGCTCGTCCGAGATTGCTTCATCTGGCCTATCTGTCACTAGCACAGCCCTGCTTCTCTCGTCACTTCTCCTGCTTGCTCCTTTCATATTTGTAGAATCAAAGCATGACTATGCAATGGTAGATATCTCCGCCTTCAGGAGCAGGATACTTGCCTACGCCCTGTTCTCATCTTTCCTTCAGAGTGTAGGCTACCTTTCCGTTATGTTTATGGTCACGATGTATTTGCAGGGGATAAGGGGAATCGACCCCTTACATACATCTCTCTTGCTTGTGCCTGGATATGTTTTGTCAAGTTTCATAGCTCCGTTCACAGGCAGGCTTTCAGACAAACTGGGCTCAAGACTGCTCGCAACTTCTGGTATGCTCCTTATGCTGACGAGCGTCATGGTCTATGTCTTTATCTCTGTCAGCAGTCCCCTCTGGGTTGTGATTCTGGCTTCGTTGATATCAGGAACAGGTGGGGCCATGTTTTACCCTGCCAACAACAGCGCTATCATGGCCAACGCACCATCTACACACTATGGCTCGATATCAGGCCTGGCAAGGACTCTCGGAAACGTTGGAACACTTATCAGCTATGCGCTGACGATAAGCGTCTCGAGTTTGTCCGTGCCAAGATATATCGCATTTCAGGTGTTTCTTGGCACATCTGATGTGCTTGGAGGTCTCACGGCATCTTTTATGCAGGGCATTCGTACTTCTTTGCTTGTTGCAGCTGGTATACTTGCAGCAGGCCTGGTTCTCTCTGCGATGAGGGGTAAGGAGTTCAGGGGATTGCAGAGCCAGTTGCCAGCAGGTTAA